The Pseudomonas sp. GD03919 region GTTCCAGTCGATCACCCGCTCTGAATTGCGCTTTATCGGCCCGCAAGCACCACAGCTATTGAACGAGGAACAACTCAAGCATCCGGGCGCGGAAAGCTGGAAGGACGTGCCGATGATTCTGTCCGAAGAAGGCCTGGCCCGCACGCGCACCGACCGCTGGCTGAAACATCACAACATCAAGCCACGTATCTATGCCCAGGTGAGCGGCAACGAAGCCATCGTCAGCATGGTCAGCCTGGGCTTCGGCATCGGCGTGGTGCCGCAGATCGTCCTGGACAACAGCCCGCTGACCGCCCGCATCCGAATCTACGATATCCAGCCACCGCTCACCGCTTATGACATTGGCCTGTTCGCACTGGAAAAACGCCTCAAGGACCCGCTGATCGCCGCTTTCTGGAATCGCCAGCGCTGAATTCCAAGCAAATCGGGATAGGGGGGAACCAATAAGTTCCGCCCCTCCCACACCACCCGGCATGCGGGTCCGCACCGGGCGGTTCGAGAAGTTGAGGTTTCACGAGAGTCTCGGCACTCCCAACCGATCGAAGTAGGCAATGGTCAGCACATTATGGATGGCAGATCGACTGTTATGCCACCAGCGACGGCTCAGCGCCGCCACGGATTCCGCAACCCAGGAACTCGCGCCTAAGCGGATCAGCTCCCGGTAGATCGTCTTGCCCCGTCGCCAGTGCCGGAGGTGGAGCATTCTCAGGCGGCGACGTATCCACTCATCCAGTGATCGCCAGATGCGTGGCGTTTGTGCCAGCCTGAAGTACCCTTTCCAGCCGAGCAGGTAACTGCGGAGCTTCTCCACCACCTGTGCCATGCTGCGACCACCTGACCCCCGGGTCAGTTGCCTGATCCGGAGCTTGAACGCCTGTAACGCCTTCGTTGATACCGCGCGTCGGACCTCTCCCTCCCTCGTCTGCCACAGGGCATAACCGAGGAACTGGCGACCGAACACGCTGGCGACTGCACTTTTGGATTCGTTGATCACCAAGCGCAGTTTGTTGTAACACCGGCGTAGCAGGCGCATCACCCGTTCTCCCGCCTTCTCACTGCGAACGTAAACGTTGCAGTCATCAGCGTAACGGGCGAAGCAGTGCCCCCGACGTTCCAGCTCTTTATCCACCTCGTCCAGCAGAACGTTGGCCAGCAACGGCGAGAGCGGCCCGCCTTGCGGCGTGCCCTCATGCCGATCCATGACCACACCGCCGTCCATGATGCCCGCGTTCAGGTACGCACGAACCAGCCGGATGACTCCAGGATCGTTTATGCGCCTCTTCAGGCGGTCGATCAGGATGTCGTGGTTAACCCGGTCGAAGAACTTCGATAGGTCGACATCCACCACGATGTGGCGGCCCTGTTGGGCATAGCGTTGCGCAGCCAACACCGCATCGTGGGCCCGGCGGCCCGGGCGGAAGCCGTGGCTGTGCTCGCTGAAGGTGGGATCAATCAGAGGTTGCAGCACTTGCAGCAGTGCCTGTTGAATCAGACGGTCGGTGACGGTGGGGATACCCAGTTCCCGCTCACTGCCGTCCGGTTTCGGGATGCCTACCCGACGAACGGGTTGTGGTTGGTAGGAGCCGCTCAGCAGTTGCTGGCGAAGCTCCGGCCACACCCATCGCAGGTGTTCGGCAGTCTGGGCAATATCCAGCCCGTCCACACCTGCCGATCCCTTGTTGGACTTCACGCGCTTCCATGCCCGCTGCATATTCTCTCGTGCGAACGCCTGCTCAAGCAGGCTTCGCCCTGCGCCCTCCGGTTCTCGCCGCGGGAGCCCTGTTTCATCGCTGATCGCATTCGGTAAGGCTTCACCTTCCCGTTCCGCGACCCGCCCCGCTGGCGCGGGCATCTGATGCGTTACAGCGCTCATCGACAAGGCGTTTGACGCTCCTTCTCGTTCAGCCCTTCGCCCTGACCAAGCAGCTACTATGGCTTCTGCTGACTTCTCGCTCCGTGCTTCCACGTCGCCCTTTCAGGCATGAGGCGAGATCTCCCCGGGTAAGAACACACTCCTTCACCGCACAACCGCCGGATTTACACCACCTCGCCTTGGCCACAAGAGCTTCGCGGCTTCTAGCCCGCTCGCCCTGCTTGGCAGTGCCTCGTATCCGATTCTTGTTCATCGGCTCACGGTTTACGCTCCACGCTTCCTCCCCACGGTCGGTCGCCCTTCCGCAGTTGCGCTTCGCTCCGTTCGCTGTGGCCAGCTCACGGGAGGACTTGCACCTCCAGGAGTGCGCCCGTGCCGGGCGCACTAAAAAGCCCCGCACCAGGCGGGGCTCTGCATCAAAATGACAATCAGATACTCAGTACCTTGTCGCCACGCGCGATGCCGGTGACACCACTGCGTACGGTTTCCAGAATCGACGCGGTGCCAATGGCCTGAATGAAGCTGTCGAGCTTGTCGCTGGTGCCGGTTAGTTGCACGGTGTAAACGCTACTGGACACATCCACGATCTGGCCGCGGAAGATGTCGGTGGTGCGCTTGACCTCGGCGCGCTGGGCGCCAGTGGCCTTGATCTTCACCAGCATCAGCTCGCGCTCGATATGGGCGCTTTCCGACAGATTGACCAGCTTGACCACCTCGACCAGCTTGTTGAGGTTCTTGGTGATCTGCTCGATCACCTCGTCATGGCCAACGGTGGTGAGGGTCAGGCGCGACAGCGTCGGATCCTCGGTTGGCGCAACGGTGAGGCTTTCGATGTTGTAGTTACGCTGGGAGAACAGACCGACCACGCGGGACAGTGCGCCCGGCTCGTTTTCCAGCAGCAGGGAAATGATGTGTCGCATCTTAGGTCCGCTCCGTCTTGCTCAGCCACATGTCACGCATCGCACCGTCTCTGATCTGCATCGGGTAGACGTGCTCGCTGGAATCCACCGCAATGTCGAGGAACACCAGGCGATTCTTCAGGGCGAAGGCTTCCTCCAGCTTGGGCTTGAGGTCCTTCAGCGACGTGATACGCATGCCGACATGACCATAGGCCTCGGCCAGTTTGACGAAGTCCGGCAGCGACTCCATGTAGGAGTGCGAATAACGGCTATTGTACTGCATGTCCTGCCACTGGCGGACCATGCCGAGAGCACCGTTGTTCAGGTTGACGATCTTAACCGGCAGGTCGTACTGCAGGCAGGTCGACAGCTCCTGAATGTTCATCTGAATGCTGCCCTCGCCGGTGACGCACGCCACATCGGCATCCGGGAAGTTCAGCTTGATGCCCATCGCAGCCGGGAAACCAAAGCCCATGGTGCCCAGGCCACCGGAGTTGATCCAGCGGTTGGGCTTGTTGAAGCGGTAATACTGCGCCGCGAACATCTGGTGCTGACCGACATCGGAGGTGATGTAGGCGTCGCCCTTGGTCACTTCGCACAGCGTTTCGATAACGGTCTGCGGCTTGATGATCGAACCGTCGCCCTCGTTGTAGGGGAACAGACGCCCATTGCCACGCCACTCGTCGATCTGCTTCCACCAGCTGGCGACGGTGTCCTTGTTCGGGGTTTCACCGATTTCCTTGAGGATGGCGACCATCTCGGTCAGCACGCTATCCACCGGGCCAACGATCGGAATGTCAGCCTTGATGGTCTTCGAGATCGAAGCCGGGTCGATGTCGATATGAATGATCTTGGCGTTCGGGCAGAACTTGGCCGCGCCGTTGATCACACGGTCATCGAAACGCGCACCGACAGCCAGGATCACGTCGGCATGGTGCATGGCCAGGTTGGCGGTGTAGCTACCGTGCATACCGAGCATGCCGATGAACTGGCGGTCGGTACCTGGATAGCCGCCCAGGCCCATCAGGGTGTTGGTCACCGGCAGGTTGAGCATCTGCGCCAGCTCGGTCAGCGGCGCGGAAGCGCCGCCCATGATCACACCACCGCCGGAGTACATGACCGGACGTTTGGCGGCCAGCAGCATCTCGGCAGCCTTGCGGATCTGGCCGGAGTGGCCTCGTACCGCCGGGCTGTAGGAGCGCAGCTTGACCTTCTTCGGATAGACGTACTCGAACTTCTGGGTCGGATCGCCCATATCCTTCGGAATGTCGACCACGACCGGGCCGGGACGGCCGGACTCGGCGAGATAGAAGGCCTTCTTCAGCACTTCGGGGATTTCCGAGGGGTGCTTGATGATGAAGCTGTGCTTCACGATCGGACGGGAAATACCGACCATGTCGGTTTCCTGGAAGGCATCGGTGCCGACCATGGCGCTCGGCACCTGGCCGGAGATCACCACCATCGGAATGGAATCCATGTAGGCAGTTGCAATGCCGGTGATGGCATTGGTCGCGCCCGGACCAGAGGTAACCAGCACTACACCGGCCTTGCCAGTGGCGCGGGCATAACCGTCAGCCATGTGGGTCGCTGCCTGTTCATGACGCACCAGAATGTGGGTCACTTCCGGTTCTTTGAACAGGGCATCGTAAATATGCAGGAGAGCACCACCAGGGTACCCGTAGATGTGCTTAACGCCTTCGTCACGCAGGAAGCGGACGACCATTTCAGCGCCGGATAAAAGCTCCACGTTGTTCACCTCTTGAACGCCAGTATGCCACCCGCAACGGGTAGCCCTAAGTAGGTTCTTACTGTCAGCGGACACGCACGACGGTGATCGTGGATTCGGAACATCAGCTTGACGAGTAACGGAGCAGCCCATGGTCTTGCGGGGCTGACCCTCCCAGCGCGAGGTAACGCGTAGCGGGTGTCACGGTTCGGCGCGGGTAGCGCCTCTTTTCCCCGAGCTGGAGGACGCTTGCGGCGGACTCCACTGCGGGGTAAGGCTGAATTGTTCGGGTTCGGCGAGAGCAAGTCAAGCGGCGTGTAACCTATTATTCGACTTGGCGCTGTGACGCAGCGCAGGATGAAGATTGTCGGCTTTTGGTTATAGTAGCCAGCAGCACTGCAGCTCTCGATAAAGGAAACAGCATGCGCCACATGATTCTCACTGGCACCCTGATGCTCGCCTTGAGCACCACCGCCATGGCCAGCCAGGTTTACAAGTGGGTCGATGACAAAGGCGTGACCCATTTTGGCGCGCAACCCCCACAGGGCCAGGAGGCCACGACCATCAACACCGCGACGCCGCCTCCACGCTCGACATCGAGCGCCCCGGCGCCCAGCGTCGAAGAGCAGCTCGATCCCGAGCAGGCGGCCATCGACAAGAAGGTCAAGGAAGATGTGGCCAAGCAGGAAGCCGAGCGCAAGCAGTTCTGCGAGACAGCTCGTACCAATCTGGCCCAGTTGGAAAACAACCCTCGCGTAAGGGTAGAGGACGCTGGCGAGGTACGCCGGTTAGGTGAGGATGAGCGTCAGGAACGCATCACCGAGCTGAAGAAGTCCATCGCGGAAAACTGCAAGTAACGCGTTACGCGCACGCTCTCAAGGCGTGCGCGTAAGCAGACGATCGAACTCGCCCAGCAGTTCGAGCAGCCGACGGGCAACGCCCGGCTGCTGCTGATAGACCATCTCCGCCATCGCCTGGATACCCGACACCGAGGGCAAGTTGGCGCCGCTTTCCAACAGCGCCTTCATGCGCGGCAGGAAGATCCATTGCAGCCATTGCTCGAACGTCAGCGTATCGACGCAAAACGGCTCCTGGCTGGCCAAGGCCTCGGCGCTCGGCGCCTCCTCCTGCCACCAACCCTGCACGCGCAGTTCGCGCTCGATCAGCAGCAGGTGCTCGGCCACCGCATTGAGGCGCACATCCATCAGAGGTTGACTCGGG contains the following coding sequences:
- the ltrA gene encoding group II intron reverse transcriptase/maturase; protein product: MPAPAGRVAEREGEALPNAISDETGLPRREPEGAGRSLLEQAFARENMQRAWKRVKSNKGSAGVDGLDIAQTAEHLRWVWPELRQQLLSGSYQPQPVRRVGIPKPDGSERELGIPTVTDRLIQQALLQVLQPLIDPTFSEHSHGFRPGRRAHDAVLAAQRYAQQGRHIVVDVDLSKFFDRVNHDILIDRLKRRINDPGVIRLVRAYLNAGIMDGGVVMDRHEGTPQGGPLSPLLANVLLDEVDKELERRGHCFARYADDCNVYVRSEKAGERVMRLLRRCYNKLRLVINESKSAVASVFGRQFLGYALWQTREGEVRRAVSTKALQAFKLRIRQLTRGSGGRSMAQVVEKLRSYLLGWKGYFRLAQTPRIWRSLDEWIRRRLRMLHLRHWRRGKTIYRELIRLGASSWVAESVAALSRRWWHNSRSAIHNVLTIAYFDRLGVPRLS
- a CDS encoding DUF4124 domain-containing protein, giving the protein MRHMILTGTLMLALSTTAMASQVYKWVDDKGVTHFGAQPPQGQEATTINTATPPPRSTSSAPAPSVEEQLDPEQAAIDKKVKEDVAKQEAERKQFCETARTNLAQLENNPRVRVEDAGEVRRLGEDERQERITELKKSIAENCK
- a CDS encoding acetolactate synthase 3 large subunit yields the protein MELLSGAEMVVRFLRDEGVKHIYGYPGGALLHIYDALFKEPEVTHILVRHEQAATHMADGYARATGKAGVVLVTSGPGATNAITGIATAYMDSIPMVVISGQVPSAMVGTDAFQETDMVGISRPIVKHSFIIKHPSEIPEVLKKAFYLAESGRPGPVVVDIPKDMGDPTQKFEYVYPKKVKLRSYSPAVRGHSGQIRKAAEMLLAAKRPVMYSGGGVIMGGASAPLTELAQMLNLPVTNTLMGLGGYPGTDRQFIGMLGMHGSYTANLAMHHADVILAVGARFDDRVINGAAKFCPNAKIIHIDIDPASISKTIKADIPIVGPVDSVLTEMVAILKEIGETPNKDTVASWWKQIDEWRGNGRLFPYNEGDGSIIKPQTVIETLCEVTKGDAYITSDVGQHQMFAAQYYRFNKPNRWINSGGLGTMGFGFPAAMGIKLNFPDADVACVTGEGSIQMNIQELSTCLQYDLPVKIVNLNNGALGMVRQWQDMQYNSRYSHSYMESLPDFVKLAEAYGHVGMRITSLKDLKPKLEEAFALKNRLVFLDIAVDSSEHVYPMQIRDGAMRDMWLSKTERT
- a CDS encoding YqcC family protein — encoded protein: MDVRLNAVAEHLLLIERELRVQGWWQEEAPSAEALASQEPFCVDTLTFEQWLQWIFLPRMKALLESGANLPSVSGIQAMAEMVYQQQPGVARRLLELLGEFDRLLTRTP
- the ilvN gene encoding acetolactate synthase small subunit; the protein is MRHIISLLLENEPGALSRVVGLFSQRNYNIESLTVAPTEDPTLSRLTLTTVGHDEVIEQITKNLNKLVEVVKLVNLSESAHIERELMLVKIKATGAQRAEVKRTTDIFRGQIVDVSSSVYTVQLTGTSDKLDSFIQAIGTASILETVRSGVTGIARGDKVLSI